The following proteins are encoded in a genomic region of Candida albicans SC5314 chromosome 4, complete sequence:
- a CDS encoding cell proliferation protein (Ortholog(s) have ATP binding, magnesium ion binding activity, role in formation of cytoplasmic translation initiation complex, regulation of mitotic cell cycle, regulation of translation and cytosol, nucleus localization) gives MTERDYTTFETIDLTSEEVLQCSYSNWSKLFPGKTFPSKIIKPLPSTFLDYLASESIRLPSNTNNKKITVLEADSDNEYSDWDDEEDQQQDAEHNDNVFSQFQDIQDKIDASIQEMGGAVFTKLNWSSPKDAKWIMPGNTIKCQNVSDVYLLLNSSDHIGDDLDNPFSEVQKKKTIPEKVDYELVLTKWQEINPAYEFRVFVKDHRIIGISQRDNNKYEFLQGLKSELNEKITQFVEDHVIPKLKSDTQLSKYIVDVYVSKNDIYIIDINPFSRKSDSCLFTWVELLDKKDKHDNHHELRLVENQNFAKEFSESQVPIEVVGATMDTEAMVELAREWDKLQAKEK, from the coding sequence ATGACAGAAAGAGATTATACTACATTTGAAACTATAGACTTAACCAGTGAAGAAGTGTTACAATGTTCATATTCCAACTGGTCGAAATTGTTTCCTGGTAAAACATTCCCATCtaaaattatcaaaccTTTGCCTTCCACCTTTTTAGATTATTTGGCTAGTGAGAGTATTCGTTTGCCTTCAAATACcaacaataagaaaatAACAGTATTAGAAGCAGATAGCGATAATGAATATAGTGATTGGGATGATGAGGAGGACCAACAACAGGATGCTGAGCATAATGACAATGTCTTTAGTCAGTTCCAAGATATAcaagataaaattgatgCCTCGATCCAAGAAATGGGTGGAGCTGTATTCactaaattaaattggTCGAGTCCTAAAGATGCAAAATGGATTATGCCAGGAAACACGATTAAATGTCAAAATGTTAGTGATGTATATTTGTTATTAAATTCTTCAGATCATATTGGTGATGATTTGGATAATCCATTTCTGGAAGTgcagaaaaagaagacGATTCctgaaaaagttgattaCGAGTTGGTGTTAACGAAATGGCAAGAGATAAATCCGGCATATGAGTTTAGAGTATTTGTTAAAGATCATCGAATTATTGGTATATCACAACgagataataataaatatgaaTTTTTACAAGGATTAAAACtggaattgaatgaaaagaTTACacaatttgttgaagatCATGTGATACCTAAATTAAAATCCGATACTCAACTAAGCAAATATATTGTCGATGTGTATGTGTCCAAGAATGATATTTACATAATAGACATTAATCCATTTTCTAGAAAATCCGATTCTTGTTTATTCACATGGGTAGAATTGTTAGACAAAAAGGATAAACATGACAACCACCACGAATTAAGATTAGTGgagaatcaaaattttgCTAAAGAATTTAGTGAATCTCAAGTACCGATTGAAGTTGTTGGTGCAACAATGGATACTGAAGCTATGGTTGAACTAGCTAGAGAATGGGATAAATTACAAgccaaagaaaaataa
- a CDS encoding chaperonin-containing T-complex subunit (Cytosolic chaperonin Cct ring complex subunit; role in the assembly of actin and tubulins; Spider biofilm repressed) produces the protein MASVARPAVAPSNATFKDKEKPQEVRKANILAARAVSDAIRTSLGPKGMDKMIRTKNGEIIISNDGATILKHMAVLHPAARMLVDVSHAQDVEAGDGTTTVAILTGAFLGAAERLLSKGIHPTLIAESFQRAAQRSVEILLDMSYKISLDNREQLIRAATTSLSSKIVSQHSQLLAPLAVDSVLKVINEEEISSGPDETITKKNVDLNDIRLIKKVGGTIDDTHLVNGIVLTQNVVKHAGGPVRVEKAKIGLIQFQISPPKPDMENNVVVNDYRQMDKILKEERAYLLNICKKIKKAKCNVLLIQKSILRDAVNDLALHFLSKLNIMVIKDIERDEVEFLSKAIGCKPIADIDNFTEDRLGTADLIEELDSSGSKIVEITGVTSKNIKPTVSVIIRGANNLVLDETERSLHDALCVIRCLVKQQALIAGGGAPEIEVSRQLMKEANKLSGVEQFVYKEFAQALEVIPTTLAENAGLNPINVVTDLRNRHENGEKDAGISVRRSGASNTYDEHVLQPVLVSTSAIVLASECVKSILRIDDIQFSR, from the coding sequence ATGGCATCAGTTGCAAGACCAGCAGTAGCACCTTCCAATGCTACTtttaaagataaagaaaaaccaCAAGAAGTTCGTAAAGCCAACATTCTTGCTGCTAGAGCTGTATCAGATGCAATTCGTACATCCTTGGGACCTAAAGGGATGGACAAAATGATCAGAACCAAAAATGGAGAAATCATTATATCAAACGATGGAGCAACCATTTTGAAGCATATGGCGGTTTTACATCCTGCTGCTAGAATGTTAGTCGATGTAAGTCATGCCCAGGATGTTGAAGCCGGAGATGGTACCACCACCGTTGCCATCTTGACAGGTGCATTTTTGGGTGCAGCAGAACGATTATTAAGTAAAGGAATCCATCCAACTTTAATTGCTGAATCTTTCCAAAGAGCAGCTCAACGTTCAGTTGAAATTTTGTTAGATATGTCATATAAAATAAGTTTGGATAACCGTGAACAATTGATCCGTGCTGCCACTACTTCATTAAGTTCAAAAATTGTCTCACAACACTCACAATTATTGGCTCCTTTAGCTGTTGATTCTGTATTAAAAGTTataaatgaagaagaaattagtAGTGGCCCTGATGAAACTATTACGAAGAAAAATGTCgatttaaatgatattaGATTGATTAAAAAAGTCGGCGGTACCATCGATGATACTCATTTAGTTAATGGGATCGTATTGACTCAAAATGTCGTTAAACACGCTGGAGGACCTGTACGTGTGGAAAAAGCCAAAATTGgattgattcaatttcaaatatctCCTCCTAAACCAGATATGGAAAATAATGTTGTGGTTAATGATTATCGACAAATGgataaaattttaaaagaagAGAGAgcttatttattgaatatttgtaaaaaaattaaaaaggCCAAATGTAATGTGTTGTTGATCCAAAAATCCATCCTTAGAGATGCTGTCAATGATTTAGCATTACATTTCTTGTCAAAATTAAACATTATGGTTAttaaagatattgaaagaGACGAAGTAGAATTTTTGTCAAAAGCCATTGGATGTAAACCAATTGCTGACATTGATAACTTTACTGAAGATAGATTAGGTACTGCTGACTTAATTGAAGAACTTGATAGTTCAGGTtctaaaattgttgaaatcaCTGGTGTGACTTccaaaaatattaaacCAACAGTTTCTGTCATTATAAGAGGGGCCAATAACTTGGTTCTTGATGAAACTGAAAGATCTTTACACGATGCCTTGTGTGTTATTAGATGTTTGGTCAAACAACAGGCTTTAAttgctggtggtggtgctCCAGAAATCGAAGTTTCTAGACAATTGATGAAAGAAGCCAATAAATTATCCGGGGTGgaacaatttgtttataaagAATTTGCTCAAGCTCTAGAAGTTATCCCAACAACACTTGCTGAAAATGCTGGGTTGAATCCAATAAATGTTGTTACAGATTTGAGAAATAGACACGAAAATGGCGAAAAAGATGCGGGTATTTCTGTCAGAAGATCTGGCGCCTCAAACACTTATGATGAACATGTATTGCAACCAGTATTGGTAAGTACAAGTGCCATCGTATTGGCATCTGAATGTGtcaaatcaatattgaGAATCGATGATATCCAATTTAGTCGTTAA
- the SAS10 gene encoding rRNA-processing protein (Putative U3-containing small subunit processome complex subunit; Hap43p-induced gene; mutation confers resistance to 5-fluorocytosine (5-FC); repressed upon high-level peroxide stress) encodes MARRNRNKTVNEEEIELDEVDSFNANREKILLDEAGEYGRDDQSEEDDSEEEVMQVEEDSEGDEEDQEDEEEEEEEEEGEEEEEEEEKGWGGRQNYYGGDDVSDDEDAKQMTEEALRQQKKHLQELAMDDYLDDEMMEDWQKKADSYDNKDTSSSTQQQQQQQLIIESNSSIANLEDSDKLKLLQQSFPEFIPLLKELNSLKVKLEDLQKLEDKNKCIETKIVALSAYLGAISSYFAIFVDNLNNEESFVSMKDNPIMETILSSREIWRQANELPDDIKLDDVKVHVSDVVSSSDIDDEDNFVDAKEEQSEDEEISEEEVSQDEDEDQSDDLDIDANSERIIKHVSKKHGDDFTEADIEDIDMEDKQRRKKTLRFYTSKIDKAAAKKDQSYSGDIDVPYKERLFERQQRLLEEARKRGLQKQDDENISDNDNDNDGVNDDEGFEQGDDYYESIKQHKLNKKQSRKSAHEAAVKAAKEGKLAELQEAVGQDGKRAINYQILKNKGLTPHRKKEYRNSRVKKRKQYEKAQKKLKSVRQVYDANNRGPYEGEKTGIKKGLSRSVKLV; translated from the coding sequence ATGGCtagaagaaatagaaataaaaCTGTGAATGAAGAAGAGATTGAACTTGATGAAGTTGACTCATTTAATGCCAATAGAGAAAAGATATTATTAGATGAAGCTGGAGAATATGGACGTGATGATCAATCGGAGGAAGATGATTCTGAAGAGGAAGTCATGCAGGTAGAAGAAGATAGTGAGGGTGACGAAGAAGATCaagaagacgaagaagaggaggaggaggaggaagaaggggaagaagaagaagaagaagaagaaaaaggatGGGGAGGAAGACAGAATTATTATGGAGGAGATGATGTaagtgatgatgaagatgctAAACAAATGACAGAAGAAGCATTGAGACAACAGAAGAAACATTTACAAGAATTAGCAATGGATGATTATTTGGATGATGAGATGATGGAAGATTGGCAGAAAAAGGCCGATTCATATGACAATAAAGACACACTGTCATCAAcccagcagcagcaacaacaacaacttatCATTGAAAGCAATAGTTCTATTGCGAATTTGGAAGATagtgataaattgaaattactTCAACAATCATTCCCTGAATTTATTccattattaaaagaattgaacaGTTTGAAAGTTAAATTAgaagatttacaaaaattagaggataaaaacaaatgcATAGAGACAAAGATTGTAGCATTATCAGCATATTTGGGAGCTATATCGTCATATTTTGCcatatttgttgataatttgaacaaTGAAGAATCGTTTGTATCAATGAAAGATAATCCAATCATGGAAACTATATTGAGTTCTAGAGAGATTTGGAGACAAGCAAATGAATTACCTGATGATATTAAATTGGATGATGTTAAAGTACATGTTTCCGATGTTGTTTCTTCTAGTGATATTGATGACGAAGACAATTTTGTTGACGCCAAAGAAGAACAatctgaagatgaagagatatcagaagaagaagtttcTCAAGACGAAGACGAAGATCAATCAGATGATCTTGACATTGATGCTAATTCAGAAAGAATTATCAAGCATGTTTCCAAAAAACACGGTGATGATTTCACAGAAGCTGATATCGAAGATATTGATATGGAGGATAAACAACGTCGTAAAAAGACATTAAGATTCTACACTtccaaaattgataaagCTGCAGCTAAAAAAGACCAATCATATTCTGGTGATATAGATGTTCCATATAAAGAAAGATTGTTTGAAAGACAACAGCGTCTACTTGAAGAAGCAAGAAAACGAGGattacaaaaacaagatgatgaaaatataTCGGATAATGACAATGACAATGACGGTGtcaatgatgatgaaggaTTTGAACAAGGTGATGATTATTACGAATCAATAAAACAacataaattaaataagaAACAATCCAGAAAATCAGCTCATGAAGCTGCAGTTAAAGCTGCTAAGGAAGGTAAATTGGCAGAATTACAAGAAGCTGTTGGTCAAGATGGTAAAAGAGCAattaattatcaaattcttAAGAACAAAGGTCTTACGCCTCACAGAAAGAAGGAATATAGAAACTCCAGAGttaaaaagagaaaacaaTACGAAAAGGCACAAAAGAAACTTAAATCTGTTAGACAAGTTTATGATGCTAATAATAGAGGTCCATATGAAGGTGAAAAGACAGGTATTAAGAAAGGGTTATCAAGATCAGTTAAATTGGTGTAA
- the RPC53 gene encoding DNA-directed RNA polymerase III subunit (Ortholog(s) have RNA polymerase III activity, role in tRNA transcription from RNA polymerase III promoter and DNA-directed RNA polymerase III complex localization): protein MSNRLESLNPRKPVSSSSSSGSKSAAKFKPKVVQRKSKEERAKVAPTIKQEPQPRQPLPNSRGRGGARGRGGRNNYAGTHMVSNGFLSAGAVSIGNSSGSKLGLTSDMIYNSNGDLSSSSTPDFIANFKSKQKGSTPGGQSDEEDEDDDPTKINMTQKYRFNEEDTVLFPVRPFRDDGITRAENEIATPDVEIKQEPNDSTAESTPMPISLTQSRETTVKSELIEEKIEQIKETKSKLEKKIAQGGDSFVSEETDKVISDHQQILDILTGKFDKLSTKTEDSHQKQQTQKDDVDDIDVELENDKTEINFDDQYVLFQLPKHLPTYTQPPSAVKLEPGVESVEVDEPATEEKEISKLATNNSKLRGKIGKINIHQSGKITIDLGNDIRLNVTKGAPTDFLQELALIEINPPPKPEDNEEEDVQMVDDDGRSITGKVVRLGTVNDKIIATPCIQ, encoded by the coding sequence aTGTCTAATCGATTGGAATCATTAAATCCTAGAAAGCCAgtatcttcatcttcatcttctggATCGAAATCAGCGGCAAAATTTAAACCAAAAGTAGTTCAAAGAAAGTCCAAAGAAGAACGTGCTAAAGTTGCACCTACAATCAAACAAGAACCTCAACCAAGACAACCATTACCCAATAGTAGGGGCCGTGGTGGCGCCAGAGGAAGAGGAGGACGTAATAATTATGCTGGTACTCATATGGTTTCAAATGGCTTTTTATCTGCAGGTGCCGTTTCCATAGGAAACTCAAGTGGATCAAAATTGGGTTTAACAAGTGATATGATATACAATAGTAATGGTGAtttatcatcttcatcaactcCAGATTTTATagccaatttcaaatcaaaacaaaaggGATCTACTCCTGGGGGTCAATCTGATGAAGAGGATGAAGACGACGatccaacaaaaattaatatgACTCAGAAATATCGATTCAATGAAGAGGATACCGTGTTATTCCCAGTACGTCCATTTAGAGACGATGGAATCACTAGAgcagaaaatgaaattgccACGCCTGATgttgaaatcaaacaagAGCCAAATGATAGCACGGCAGAAAGTACACCAATGCCTATTTCATTGACTCAAAGTCGAGAAACAACAGTTAAAAgtgaattaattgaagaaaaaatcgaacaaattaaagaaacaaaGTCGAAACtcgaaaagaaaattgcTCAAGGTGGTGATTCATTTGTTTCAGAAGAAACTGATAAAGTCATTTCTGATCACCAACAGATATTAGATATTTTAACTGGGAAATTTGATAAGTTATCCACCAAAACAGAAGATTCAcatcaaaaacaacaaacacaaaAAGATGACGTCGATGACATTGACGTTGAACTAGAAAATGATAAGACTGAAATAAACTTTGATGATCAGTACGTGTTATTTCAACTTCCAAAGCATTTACCTACTTATACTCAACCACCAAGTGCCGTGAAGTTGGAACCCGGTGTTGAATCAGTTGAAGTAGACGAGCCTGCaactgaagaaaaagaaatttcaaaacttgctacaaataattcaaagCTACGTGGGAAAATAGGAAAGATCAACATTCATCAATCAGGCAAGATCACAATAGATTTGGGTAATGATATTAGATTAAATGTGACTAAAGGTGCACCAACTGATTTCTTGCAAGAATTGGCTCTTATTGAAATAAACCCTCCGCCAAAACCAGAAGAcaatgaagaagaggaTGTTCAAATGGtggatgatgatggtaGATCTATAACAGGAAAAGTTGTCCGTTTAGGAACAGTTAACGATAAAATCATTGCTACACCTTGTATACAGTAA
- a CDS encoding MutS family protein (Ortholog(s) have role in reciprocal meiotic recombination and nucleus localization), whose translation MNEDTTQSSIQDETFLDTACQRILSLDIKGSLFGASCLNVETKILQIYEDSQINHPEVYIESLVDEFNPTIVFISSRTTTTVVSLLEDIKDVYQFKFYIKIVADFTKFDTKRLVESFYNLENNNTVHMFSTSALKSLNLRIALGTINALWLGIAEFVDLSCCGIADLVDSLEFCSFKNVMFIDVDSLYALQILPETRKSPNINSKSQKLSLYDLLNNTVTTEGAKLLKDWVRKPLTNIDKLLERQNTVKILSQSELHEIRSNIRKGLKYTKNSKSIVNGLEAGKSNWQVWKNLVLFLQNVMYLSKQIRLGFSEENLPTELALFYNQELMIAFNELEKLILSYAEPITSEEDNKLRIINGVDDTLDELRIQYNNLEEVLQETTRIIAANFLEEVFNTVYIPQLGFLVSREADVQTADSTFMPNEWQEVFRTSTNIYYKTDEVWQLDEQYGDIYTSINDREIEIIQSMLAKVSEFNTVIIQVGEAAVELDCLCSLSEVSQFRNYSFPCITDTNELEIVQGRHPLVETFSNMFVPNDTIFDSEEKIMVVTGANLSGKSVYLNQTALIVVMAQIGCAIPAENATLGIADKILTRISSRESLDKQQSTFAIDVYQLSKCISLATDRSLVIVDEFGKGSDPIDSTSMFGGTLSYFKKKSLDCPRCIFSTHFLDLFKDKEFCNMYQSPKIKMMSTEILLEKTTNSMLDNVTYLYKVKPGLATKSFGIYCAKLCGISEKVIQRAEYIAQMLDNGDDVAYELTKLSEEEEQNYSVAKTVVTKFLEIEFEDAELSINDSIRYMAKFDEIFQS comes from the exons ATGAATGAAGATACTACACAACTGTCTATCCAAGATGAAACATTTCTTGACACAGCATGTCAACGAATATTATCGCTAGATATCAAAGGTTCTTTATTCGGCGCTTCATGTCTCAATGTTGAGACAAAAATACTCCAAATCTATGAAGACAGCCAAATAAATCATCCTGAGGTTTATATTGAATCATTAGTGGATGAATTTAACCCTACTATTGTTTTTATAAGCTCTAGAACGACGACCACTGTTGTCTCGCTTCTTGAAGACATAAAAGATGTATATCAATTTAAGTTTTatattaaaattgttgCAGATTTCACTAAATTTGATACTAAAAGATTGGTTGAATCATTTTATAATCTCgaaaataataacactGTACACATGTTTTCCACTTCTGCATTGAAATCCTTAAACCTTCGAATTGCG TTAGGCACAATTAATGCTTTATGGTTGGGAATAGCTGAGTTCGTCGACCTTTCATGTTGTGGTATTGCAGATTTAGTTGATAGTTTAGAATTTTGCTCTTTCAAAAATGTTATGtttattgatgttgatcTGCTTTATGCCCTCCAGATACTACCAGAAACTCGAAAATCACCCaatataaattcaaaatctcAAAAGTTATCCCTTTATGACTTGCTAAACAACACCGTAACCACTGAAGGGGCCAAGTTATTAAAAGATTGAGTCAGAAAACCACTAACCAATATTGATAAGCTTCTTGAGAGACAAAACACTGTCAAAATACTCAGTCAGTCAGAATTACACGAGATCAGATCAAATATTAGAAAAGGTTTGAAATATACTAAAAATAGCAAGTCAATAGTCAATGGGTTAGAGGCTGGTAAGCTGAATTGGCAAGTGTGGAAAAAccttgttttgtttttacaAAATGTCATGTACCTACTGAAGCAAATCAGACTTGGTTTTCTGGAAGAAAATTTGCCTACAGAGCTAGCCCTATTTTATAACCAAGAATTGATGATTGCCTTTAATGAActagaaaaattgattcttcTGTATGCTGAGCCCATAACATCTGAAGAAGACAATAAGTTGAGAATCATCAATGGTGTTGATGATACCCTTGATGAATTGAGAATTCAATATAACAACCTTGAAGAAGTTCTTCAAGAAACTACCAGAATTATAGCTGCAAATTTCTTAGAAGAGGTGTTCAATACCGTTTATATACCACAGCTAGGGTTCTTGGTGTCTCGAGAAGCTGATGTCCAAACTGCTGATTCCACTTTCATGCCCAATGAATGGCAAGAAGTGTTTAGAACAAGCACCAACATTTACTACAAAACTGACGAGGTTTGGCAATTGGATGAGCAGTATGGCGATATTTACACCTCAATAAATGATCGTGAAATAGAAATCATTCAGAGCATGTTGGCCAAAGTATCAGAATTCAACACTGTAATCATCCAAGTGGGAGAAGCGGCAGTAGAATTGGATTGTTTATGCAGTCTATCAGAAGTGTCCCAATTTAGGAACTATTCGTTTCCTTGTATAACTGATACCAATGAATTGGAAATAGTTCAAGGCAGACACCCTCTTGTGGAAACGTTTCTGAACATGTTTGTTCCAAACGATACAATATTTGACTCAGAAGAGAAAATAATGGTCGTTACAGGAGCAAATTTATCTGGGAAGTCGGTATATCTTAATCAGACTGCGTTGATAGTAGTGATGGCACAAATTGGATGCGCAATACCAGCAGAGAATGCCACTCTTGGAATTGCTGATAAAATACTCACTAGAATTCTGTCTCGAGAATCGTTAGATAAACAACAAAGCACTTTTGCAATCGATGTTTATCAGCTCTCAAAATGCATTTCCTTAGCTACAGACCGGTCGTTggttattgttgatgagtTTGGAAAAGGTAGTGATCCAATTGATTCTACATCAATGTTTGGAGGTACGCTAAGctatttcaaaaagaaaagtctAGATTGTCCCCGTTGCATTTTTTCTACCCATTTCCTAGATTTATTCAAAGATAAGGAATTTTGTAATATGTACCAAtcaccaaaaataaaaatgatgtCAACTGAGATTTTGCTTGAAAAAACTACAAATAGTATGCTAGACAATGTTACATATCTTTACAAGGTGAAACCAGGACTTGCAACAAAGAGTTTTGGGATATATTGTGCAAAACTTTGTGGAATTTCAGAGAAAGTTATCCAAAGAGCAGAGTACATTGCTCAAATGCTAGATAACGGAGATGACGTGGCTTATGAATTGACAAAATTATCTGAAGAGGAAGAACAAAACTATTCAGTTGCAAAAACAGTGGttacaaaatttttagaaattgaatttgaagacGCGGAATTGTCTATAAATGACTCTATACGCTATATGGccaaatttgatgaaatatttcaaagCTAA